CTACAAGGCCTGTTGCATAGAGGTGACGTGCTTGCAAGTCAAGTGGTAAAAAGCGATGATCTTCCAGTGTACACAGCCCTTCATTCACAGGCCATGGACCAAATGAGTTTGGCACTTGACTGGATACAAATGCCGCAACATTTAACCCCATGTCTTTCATTTGTTGTGACGTTTTCACAAACAAATCAAAACCAAGACCCGTATATTTTTGTGGATAGAAGTTGTGACAGGTTACCATATTACTGACATTAGCACCAAATGATAAGACGTTTTCCATATGACGATTATTGGTACTTGCATTGAATTCGATCTTAATACCATCTGGATTATTTGTTAAGAGTGCGTCTTCATGCGCGCTGCCACTCTCATCCAAACGAATACCAGCTGCACCTAGTTCCTTAAAGAATGATAAATCGGTATACGATTTTCCGTATTGTTTCATAACACCAGGTGTCACGTCTAAATAAACATCCATACCTAAAGATGCAGCAAGTCTGTTTAAGCGACCATACTTTTCCATCAGTTCTTCTTTTGTAGCGGTTGTTTCAAGAAGATTGGTAAACACGCGCGTAAATCCATAGTGTGCTGCCTTCTCAATATACGCTTTTGTTGTTTCATAATCTGAAACATCTGGATAAATTGAAATCCCTTTTTTTCCCATTTCTTTTACGCTCCTTTGTAATGTATTCGTTTCTATCTTACCATACCTAAAGGATGTTTAATAGATTAATATGATGTCCATTGAAAAAATTTTTATCTTGTTTTTAAACACGACAAACCACTAAAATTTATTTAAGTACACACATATTTTTATCAATATAATTACACTCAATGTGATAAAATGAAATTCATTGGAGGACTTAAAATGAAAGTACTAATTGTCTATGCACACCCACGTAATGAAAGCTTTAGTCATGCAATTTTAGAGCGCGTCAGTGAAACGCTTGAAAAAAACAATCACACT
This DNA window, taken from Erysipelothrix larvae, encodes the following:
- a CDS encoding DUF871 domain-containing protein, coding for MGKKGISIYPDVSDYETTKAYIEKAAHYGFTRVFTNLLETTATKEELMEKYGRLNRLAASLGMDVYLDVTPGVMKQYGKSYTDLSFFKELGAAGIRLDESGSAHEDALLTNNPDGIKIEFNASTNNRHMENVLSFGANVSNMVTCHNFYPQKYTGLGFDLFVKTSQQMKDMGLNVAAFVSSQVPNSFGPWPVNEGLCTLEDHRFLPLDLQARHLYATGLVDDVIIANCYPSDEELQGLGTLQEGVLTMRVDFEDDVLDIEREIACEFNHFVRGDMSDYMARSTMSRIVYKDAQIPAHNTRDLKRGDVIIVNEEYGRYKGEIHIVLKDMENDGRKNVIGRLNDDEQVLLQYLTSWKPFKLI